In a genomic window of Occallatibacter riparius:
- the selA gene encoding L-seryl-tRNA(Sec) selenium transferase, whose protein sequence is MRAEKNSLYQQLPQVGEFLASAAGQELLRRHPRPIVLEAVREAIAELRNEIARGSVTESVLAMEIEGLPRRVAAGLGVREHRALQPVINATGVILQTNLGRAPLSDAAIESVAAVARGYCNLEFDLDSGKRGHRGARVEELLVQIAECDAAESAGLVVNNCAAATFLALNSLAEGGEVIVSRGELVEIGGGFRVPDILRKSGARLVEVGTTNRTRIQDYADAVTPETRLILRVHRSNFEITGFTEQAELRELVQLGADAGVPVMVDQGTGCILPLHEYGLGRQSSFLEAVKSGAALVCASGDKLLGGPQAGVVVGQQSVIRKLRRNPLYRAFRVDKLTIAALEATLLAYLSGQPDSVPVARMLRMPAEMIRSRCGQWAAALSTASVRATVVPTDSVVGGGTTPGATMASFAVMLQSPQMSAEALAAQLRHLQPPVIGRIHEDAVLLDLRTVDPAADDALVVMLRATLDGAVE, encoded by the coding sequence GTGCGAGCAGAAAAGAACAGTCTCTATCAGCAATTGCCGCAGGTGGGCGAGTTCCTGGCGAGCGCCGCGGGCCAGGAACTGCTCCGCCGGCATCCGCGGCCTATTGTGCTGGAAGCGGTACGCGAGGCGATCGCGGAGTTACGGAATGAAATCGCGCGTGGCTCGGTTACCGAAAGCGTACTGGCGATGGAGATCGAGGGACTACCGCGGCGCGTGGCTGCGGGCCTCGGCGTTCGTGAGCATCGAGCGTTGCAGCCCGTGATCAATGCGACTGGCGTGATCTTGCAGACAAATCTGGGCCGGGCTCCTCTGAGCGACGCTGCGATTGAAAGCGTTGCGGCTGTGGCGCGAGGATACTGCAATCTTGAATTCGATCTGGATTCAGGCAAGCGCGGCCACAGAGGCGCGCGCGTGGAAGAACTCCTGGTGCAGATTGCCGAATGCGATGCGGCGGAATCTGCAGGTCTGGTGGTCAACAACTGCGCGGCTGCGACGTTTCTTGCGCTGAACTCACTGGCCGAAGGCGGAGAGGTGATTGTGTCGCGGGGCGAGCTTGTCGAGATTGGTGGCGGTTTCCGTGTGCCAGACATTCTGCGCAAGTCGGGAGCGCGGCTGGTTGAGGTGGGCACGACCAATCGGACACGCATTCAGGACTATGCAGACGCGGTCACGCCGGAGACGCGGCTGATTCTGCGGGTGCATCGATCGAATTTTGAAATCACTGGTTTTACGGAGCAGGCGGAACTTCGCGAACTTGTGCAACTGGGAGCGGACGCAGGCGTGCCGGTGATGGTGGACCAGGGAACGGGTTGCATTCTGCCGTTGCATGAGTACGGGTTGGGCAGGCAGTCGTCCTTTCTTGAGGCGGTGAAGAGCGGGGCCGCGCTGGTTTGCGCAAGCGGAGACAAACTGCTGGGCGGTCCGCAGGCCGGTGTGGTTGTTGGGCAGCAAAGTGTGATTCGGAAGCTGCGGCGGAATCCGCTGTATCGCGCGTTCCGCGTGGACAAGCTGACGATTGCCGCGCTGGAAGCCACGCTGCTGGCTTATCTCTCAGGGCAACCGGATTCGGTGCCGGTGGCACGCATGCTGAGGATGCCGGCAGAGATGATTCGATCACGCTGCGGGCAATGGGCTGCAGCGTTGAGTACAGCCAGTGTTCGCGCGACGGTGGTTCCGACGGACAGTGTGGTGGGTGGAGGCACGACTCCGGGAGCTACGATGGCCAGTTTTGCGGTGATGCTTCAGTCTCCCCAGATGAGTGCGGAGGCTCTTGCCGCGCAGCTGAGACATCTTCAGCCGCCGGTGATTGGGCGGATTCATGAGGATGCTGTGCTGCTCGATCTGCGGACCGTCGATCCAGCTGCGGATGATGCTCTTGTCGTGATGCTGCGCGCGACGCTTGATGGAGCCGTGGAGTGA